The region CTCTCTTCTCTTTGGTGAGCGCATCTGGCTATTGCCTCTGATACTATGAGCATTGATTTTAGGTCTTTGCAAAGATGCCATCCGGGGTTGTACATCCTGGTTCCCTCAATCTTTAATACTTGTGCTCTTTCTTTTAGTACTCCAATTTCTTCTATTCCTTCGTGGAGCTTTTCTTTAGTACGGAAAACACCTACAAACTCACCCATGATATCCTGAAGGGCATGATGGATTGTGTATGGGTTCTCGCCTTGTTCATTGCTATAAGGCTCAAGCATTTCATCTGTAGCTTTTTTGATTTCAACATCGTCAATGTTAACGGCATTGTCGGTTAGCTCATTTGCGTACTGTGCTGCTCCTAGACCGGCCCTTCTTCCAAACACGAGAAGGTCAGAAAGGGAATTTCCTCCTAAGCGGTTTGCGCCGTGCATACCTCCGGCAACCTCGCCTGCTGCAAATAGTCCTGGAACAGTAGTCCCGGCACTGTCAGCGTCAACTCTAACTCCTCCCATAACATAGTGAGTGGTTGGGAATACTTCCATTGGTTCCTTTGTTATATCTATCTCTGCAAACTCTTTAAACTGATGGTACATACTAGGGAGTTTCTTTTTAACGTATTCTGCCCCTCTGTGCGAGATGTTTAAGAAAGCGCCTCCGTGTGGTGATCCTCTGCCCTCAAGAACTTCGGTATAAATAGATCTAGCCACTACGTCCCTGGTAGATAACTCCATTCTTTCAGGGTCGTATTTTTCCATAAATCTCTCGCCTTCTCTGTTTGTTAGTATTCCACCCTCGCCCCTAACAGCCTCTGTCACCAGAATACCTTTTACGCTTGGGGGCCAAACCATTCCAGTTGGGTGGAACTGAACAAATTCCATATCTATAAGGTCTGCACCTGCTTCGTAGGCAAGAGCATGTCCATCACCTGTATATTCCCAGGAGTTAGATGTAACTTTGTATGATTTTCCAATTCCGCCAGTGGCAAGAATTATTGCTTTAGCTTTAAATAGTACAAATCTTCCGCTTTCTCTCCAGTATCCAAAAGCGCCGGATACGCGCTCTCCGTCCTTTAGAAGATGAGTAATGGTAGCTTCCATATAAACATCAATACCGGTATGTATTCCTTTATCCTGAAGTGTTCGGATCATCTCAAGCCCAGTGCGATCACCAACATGAGCTAGTCTTTTCCATGTGTGTCCGCCAAAAGCTCTTTGGTTGATATTTCCTTCTTTTGTTCTATCAAACAGTGCTCCCCAGTGCTCAAGCTCTCTGACTCTGTCTGGAGCTTCTTGAGCATGGATCTGAGCCATGCGCCAGTTGTTCAGGAGTTTTCCACCGTGCATTGTGTCGTGGAAGTGAGTTTTCCAGTCGTCTTTTGAGTCAACGTTTGCAAGCGCTGCTGCAACACCGCCCTCAGCCATAACAGTGTGGGCTTTTCCTAATAGTGATTTGCACACTAGGCCAACTGATGCTCCTTGTGCTGAGGCTTCAATCGCAGCTCTTAGACCTGCCCCACCTGCTCCTATAACAATTACGTCATGTACATGTGTTTCAAACTTTTCCATTATATTATCCTTATATCTGTGATTACACCTTTTGCAAGTAAGAAAATGTAAAGATCAGCAAGCGCTACGCTAAATAAGCTGACCCACGCCCATAGCATGTGGTTTTCGTTCCATCCGCTTACTTTTTCCCAGAGTCTAAATCGGGTTGGGCATTTTGAGAACACATCTAACCTGCCGCCTACTAAGTGGCGGAAAGAATGACATGATAGTGAATACATTGTTAGAAGAAATACATTCACGAAAAGCACAATTGTTCCAACACCAATTCCAAACCCATCTGCAAACCATAGGGCATGAAAAGCATCAACCCAAAGGAAAAACAGAATTACTCCTGCTGCGTAGAAAAAATAGCGGTGAATATTTTGAATTATAAATGGAAAGCTAACCTCGCCCTGGTAGGATCCTTCTTTGCCTAGGGGTTTAACAGCACATCCCGGAGGAGCCATAAAGAAGGAGCGGTAATAAGCTTTTCTATAATAGTAACAGGTAGCTCTAAAACCAAGCGGCGCCCAAAGAATCAAGAGCGCTGGTGAAAGCGGCCACCAAGATGTAAGAAGATACGGCGAATAAAAAGGAGATAAATATGGCTGCACTAAAAAATCAACATTTGAAAATGCTCTCCATGTAGAGTATAAACCAAATGAACCTAGAACCGCTGCAGTTATAAGTGGTTGAATCCACCATGCATCGCTTCTTAGCGTAATTGAACTTTGTGCAGTCCCATTTGCCATTGTAATTTCTCCCTTAACCTAGCCTAAATATTATTTATTTACATATTATTAGCTTACCTGAAATTTAAAGAATACCCATGCCCTCAATCTCTTCGCAGAGCTCTTTAACATGGCTTGCTGAAACGTGAAGCTCTTTAGTTTCCGAATCGCTTAAATCAATTTGAAATACTTCTTCAATTCCAGCAGTGCCTAATTTAACCGGAAGCCCAACAAATGTATCTTGAACTCCGTATTCTCCCTGCGCCAATATGCAGCATGGAAGAATCTTTTTCTTATCTTTTAGAATTGCTTCAACCATCTCTACTGCTGAAATAGCAGGTGCGTAGAAAGCGCTTCCTGTTTTAAGAAGCTTTACGATCTCTCCGCCTCCGCCTCTAGTTCTCTGGATAATTTCTTCAAGTCTTTCAGCTGGAATTAGCTCAGTTACCGGCACACCTGCAACAGTGGTGAACCTTCCAAGAGGTACCATGTCGTCTCCGTGTCCGCCTAGAACAAAGGCGTTAATGTTTTCAACTGACACGCCTAGTTCCATTCCGATGAAAGCCCTGAACCTAGCTGAGTCTAAAACTCCGGCCATTCCCATTACTCTTTCTCTTGGGAATCCGCTAATCTTATGAGCAACATAAACCATAGCATCAAGAGGATTTGTAACAAGAATTAATATTGCATTTGGTGAGTGTTTTGCTACGTTTTCAGTAACTTGTTTAACAACTTTAGTGTTTGTTGCAATAAGATCATCCCTGCTCATTCCAGGCTTACGTGGGATACCTGATGTAATAACTACAATATCTGATCCAGCTGTATCTTCATATCCATTTGTTCCTGTAATATTTGCGTCATATCCATATACCGGATTCATTTCCATCATATCAAGCGCCTTTCCTTGCGGCATGCCCTCTACGATATCAACTAGTACTATGTCGCCTAGCTCCATTTGAGCCAGCATTAATGCTGTTGAAGCGCCTACATTCCCGGCGCCAATAACTGAAATTTTTGGTCTAGCCATCTAACTACTCCTTTATTTTTTCTTTGTTAATACAGAGGTTTTAATACCCCATCCAATGCTTTTTTAAACCTTGTCCATATTCTCTGCTATGGCTTCTCCAAACTCTGAGCACTTAAGCAGTTTTGCACCGTCCAACTGGCGCTCTAAATCATATGTGACAGTTTTATCTAAAATTGTTTTTTCCATTGCTTTAATTATAAGCTCGCCTGCTTCATCCCATCCGAGATACTCAAACATCATCACGCCTGAGAGGATTACTGAACCAGGGTTTACCTTGTCTTGACCAGCATATTTAGGAGCTGTGCCGTGTGTGGCTTCAAATAGAGCCATATAGTCTCCGATGTTACCGCCAGGGGCCATTCCAAGGCCTCCAACTTGTGCAGCGCAAGCATCCGATAAGTAGTCTCCGTTTAGGTTCGGAGTTGCTATTACCTGATAATCTCTTGTTCTGGTAAGAATTTGCTGCAGCATATTGTCTGCAATTCTATCTTTGATGACCACTTGCCCATCAGGTTTTTTGCCATCATATTTATCCCAAAGATCGTCCTCTGTTAATGTGGAGTCATGGAATTCTTCTTTTGATAAATCATAGCCCCAATCTCTAAATGCACCCTCTGTGTATTTCATAATATTTCCTTTATGAACAAGAGTAACGCTATCAAGATCTTTTTGAATAGCATGTTTGATTGCTTTCTTTACGAGTCTTTTAGTTCCGAGAGGGCTAATAGGTTTAATTCCTATTCCAGAGTGCTCTCTTATGTTAACACCATATTTTTCAACTAAGTATTTTCTTATTTCATACGCTTCTTTAGTTCCGCTTTCCCATTCAATTCCTGAGTACACGTCCTCTGTGTTCTCTCTGAATATGACCATATTCATGTCTTCTGGCCTTTTAACTGGTGACGGGGTGCCTTTTATATATCTGACAGGTCTAACGCACGCATAGAGGTCTAGAATCTGTCTTAGTGCTACGTTAAGACTGCGAATACCTCCGCCGACAGGCGTTGTAAGCGGTCCTTTAATTGCTACTGTGTATTCTTTAATATCTTCAATGGTTTGATCTGGAAGCCATTCCCCTGTTGCCTCAAACGCTTTTTCCCCGGTTAGCACTTCGTGCCATACTATCTTCCTCTCACCACCATAGCATTTCTCAACAGCGGCGTCGAACACGATTTGCGATGCATGCCAAATATCAGGGCCTATGCCGTCTCCTTCTATAAATGGTATTATTGGGTCGTTTGGAACGATAATACGGTCATTCTCTTTATCAATCTGGATTTTGGTACCCTGTGATGACATTATATAAACTCCTCTTTATTTATCTCTATTTTTGGACACAAAATATAAACAAATTAAAACAAATTTCAAATAATTACGGCAATTCTCACTAAAAAAATTCTAAATACGCTTAGCTCTGCATCATTTGTCTGAGCACAGTCTGTAAAATGCCGCCGTTTTTGTAGTAATCAACCTCAACCGGACTATCTAGGCGGCAAGTAGCTGTAAATGTGAAATCTTGTCCCTCAGGAGGCATAACTCTTACTAACATTTCCTTTCCTGCAGACAGTCCGTCATCAATGCCTTCTATATCAAATTTTTCATATCCGGTAAGCCCTAATGTCTCGGCGCTCTCGCCTTGTTTAAATTGTAGAGGTAGAACACCCATTCCAACTAGGTTACTTCTGTGGATTCTCTCAAAACTCTCAGCGATAACTGCTTTTACTCCTAGGAGCAGCGTGCCTTTGGCTGCCCAGTCCCTTGAGCTTCCTGTTCCGTACTCTTTTCCGCCAATCACAATGAGCGGAACTCCCTCCTGCTGATATCTCATTGATGCGTCATATATTGCAAGCTCTTCATCTGTGGGAACATGCTTTGTTACTCCTCCCTCAGAGCCTTCGACCATGAGATTCCTAATTCTGATATTCGCAAATGATCCCCTTACCATAACTTCATGGTTTCCTCTTCTTGAGCCAAAACTGTTAAACTGGCGCTGCTCAACTCCTTTGGATACCAAGTACTTACCTGCCGGTCCATCTTTTGGGATTGAACCCGCTGGCGATATATGGTCTGTTGTAATGGAGTGTCCTAATAATGCCAGCGTGTGAGCGTCTTTGATATCACCAGTTTCTGGGAGATTGAGTGAAAAGTCATCAAAAAAGTTTGGCTCTCTTATATATGTAGATTCATCAGTCCAGTCGTACAAGTTTCCTTCCGGGGTATCTAGAGATTTCCATGTCTCATCACCTTCAAAAACTTGTGAGTACTGAGCTTTAAATATTTCTGGATTTAGAACGCTGGATACAGTTTGTTTTATTTCATCCTGTGTCGGCCATATATCTTGTAAGAACACTGGCTCTCCATCTGAACCTGTTCCAATAGGTTCTTTGTAAATGTCGATATCAACTGTGCCTGCGAGTGCAAATGCTACAACTAATGGCGGTGAGGCAAGATAAGAGAATTTTACAAACGGGTGTACCCTACCTTCAAAGTTTCTGTTTCCGCTTAGCACTGCTGCAACTGTCAGATCATTTTCTTTAATTGATTCTTCTATAGGCTGAGCAAGAGGTCCAGAATTTCCTATGCATGTTGTACAGCCGTAGCCGACTAGGTCAAACCCTAGTTTGTCTAGGTCATCTGTTAAGCCTGCTGCATCTAAATAGTCAGTTACCACTCTTGATCCCGGCGCAAGACTTGTCTTTACACTCGGGTCTACAGTAAGACCTTTCTCAACAGCTTTTTTAGCCACAAGTCCAGAGGCAACCATAACTGAAGGGTTTGAGGTGTTTGTGCAGCTAGTAATAGCAGCAATTGTAACTGAGCCGTTTCCTAATTCAGTTGAATCTCCGTTTAGCTGAACTCCCACCCTCTTATCTAGGTCTGCACCGTTTCCTGTTTTTTCTTTGAGTGAATATTCAAATGATTCTTTTAGTTCTTTTAGAGATACCCTGTCCTGAGGTCTGCTTGGTCCTGCCATTGAAGGTTCAACAGTTGAGATATCAAGCTCAAGAGTATCCGTGTATGAGGGATCAGGTGTTTCGTCAGTTCTGAATATCCCCTGCTCTTTTGTATATGCTTCTACTAGTTCAACTACATCTTCTCTTCCAGTGACTCTAAGATAGTTAAGTGTCTCTGCATCGACTGGGAAAAATCCCATAGTAGCTCCGTATTCAGGGGCCATGTTTGCAATTGTGGCCTTATCTGATAGAGCTAGCTGACTAAGTCCTGGTCCATAAAACTCGACGAACTTACCAACAACGCCTTTTTTCCTTAGCATTTCAGTTACTGTAAGTACAAGATCGGTTGCGGTAACTCCCTGTGCTAGTTCACCGTGGAGTTTAAAACCAATTACGTCAGGGATCAGCATATATAGCGGCTGGCCCAACATAGAAGCTTCAGCCTCAATACCTCCTACTCCCCAGCCAAGTACGCTAAGGCCGTTTATCATTGTTGTGTGTGAGTCTGTTCCTACAAGAGTATCTGGGAAAG is a window of Thermodesulfobacteriota bacterium DNA encoding:
- a CDS encoding FAD-binding protein, giving the protein MEKFETHVHDVIVIGAGGAGLRAAIEASAQGASVGLVCKSLLGKAHTVMAEGGVAAALANVDSKDDWKTHFHDTMHGGKLLNNWRMAQIHAQEAPDRVRELEHWGALFDRTKEGNINQRAFGGHTWKRLAHVGDRTGLEMIRTLQDKGIHTGIDVYMEATITHLLKDGERVSGAFGYWRESGRFVLFKAKAIILATGGIGKSYKVTSNSWEYTGDGHALAYEAGADLIDMEFVQFHPTGMVWPPSVKGILVTEAVRGEGGILTNREGERFMEKYDPERMELSTRDVVARSIYTEVLEGRGSPHGGAFLNISHRGAEYVKKKLPSMYHQFKEFAEIDITKEPMEVFPTTHYVMGGVRVDADSAGTTVPGLFAAGEVAGGMHGANRLGGNSLSDLLVFGRRAGLGAAQYANELTDNAVNIDDVEIKKATDEMLEPYSNEQGENPYTIHHALQDIMGEFVGVFRTKEKLHEGIEEIGVLKERAQVLKIEGTRMYNPGWHLCKDLKSMLIVSEAIARCAHQREE
- a CDS encoding succinate dehydrogenase yields the protein MANGTAQSSITLRSDAWWIQPLITAAVLGSFGLYSTWRAFSNVDFLVQPYLSPFYSPYLLTSWWPLSPALLILWAPLGFRATCYYYRKAYYRSFFMAPPGCAVKPLGKEGSYQGEVSFPFIIQNIHRYFFYAAGVILFFLWVDAFHALWFADGFGIGVGTIVLFVNVFLLTMYSLSCHSFRHLVGGRLDVFSKCPTRFRLWEKVSGWNENHMLWAWVSLFSVALADLYIFLLAKGVITDIRII
- the mdh gene encoding malate dehydrogenase, which translates into the protein MARPKISVIGAGNVGASTALMLAQMELGDIVLVDIVEGMPQGKALDMMEMNPVYGYDANITGTNGYEDTAGSDIVVITSGIPRKPGMSRDDLIATNTKVVKQVTENVAKHSPNAILILVTNPLDAMVYVAHKISGFPRERVMGMAGVLDSARFRAFIGMELGVSVENINAFVLGGHGDDMVPLGRFTTVAGVPVTELIPAERLEEIIQRTRGGGGEIVKLLKTGSAFYAPAISAVEMVEAILKDKKKILPCCILAQGEYGVQDTFVGLPVKLGTAGIEEVFQIDLSDSETKELHVSASHVKELCEEIEGMGIL
- the icd gene encoding isocitrate dehydrogenase (NADP(+)), translating into MSSQGTKIQIDKENDRIIVPNDPIIPFIEGDGIGPDIWHASQIVFDAAVEKCYGGERKIVWHEVLTGEKAFEATGEWLPDQTIEDIKEYTVAIKGPLTTPVGGGIRSLNVALRQILDLYACVRPVRYIKGTPSPVKRPEDMNMVIFRENTEDVYSGIEWESGTKEAYEIRKYLVEKYGVNIREHSGIGIKPISPLGTKRLVKKAIKHAIQKDLDSVTLVHKGNIMKYTEGAFRDWGYDLSKEEFHDSTLTEDDLWDKYDGKKPDGQVVIKDRIADNMLQQILTRTRDYQVIATPNLNGDYLSDACAAQVGGLGMAPGGNIGDYMALFEATHGTAPKYAGQDKVNPGSVILSGVMMFEYLGWDEAGELIIKAMEKTILDKTVTYDLERQLDGAKLLKCSEFGEAIAENMDKV
- the acnA gene encoding aconitate hydratase AcnA; protein product: MSEINNKLNALSTLNTSSGDVKYYSLKTISEQFGGDLSKLPVSIRILLENVVRNYDGSVVNDTHVKALANWSPIDNKNQEIPYNPARVILQDFTGVPCVVDLAAMRSVVNKLGGDPEKINPIVPVDLVIDHSVQVDYFGNDKAFTMNVEREYERNGERYAFLRWAQKAFDNFRVVPPGTGIVHQVNLECLASVVSTKEVGGEKVAFPDTLVGTDSHTTMINGLSVLGWGVGGIEAEASMLGQPLYMLIPDVIGFKLHGELAQGVTATDLVLTVTEMLRKKGVVGKFVEFYGPGLSQLALSDKATIANMAPEYGATMGFFPVDAETLNYLRVTGREDVVELVEAYTKEQGIFRTDETPDPSYTDTLELDISTVEPSMAGPSRPQDRVSLKELKESFEYSLKEKTGNGADLDKRVGVQLNGDSTELGNGSVTIAAITSCTNTSNPSVMVASGLVAKKAVEKGLTVDPSVKTSLAPGSRVVTDYLDAAGLTDDLDKLGFDLVGYGCTTCIGNSGPLAQPIEESIKENDLTVAAVLSGNRNFEGRVHPFVKFSYLASPPLVVAFALAGTVDIDIYKEPIGTGSDGEPVFLQDIWPTQDEIKQTVSSVLNPEIFKAQYSQVFEGDETWKSLDTPEGNLYDWTDESTYIREPNFFDDFSLNLPETGDIKDAHTLALLGHSITTDHISPAGSIPKDGPAGKYLVSKGVEQRQFNSFGSRRGNHEVMVRGSFANIRIRNLMVEGSEGGVTKHVPTDEELAIYDASMRYQQEGVPLIVIGGKEYGTGSSRDWAAKGTLLLGVKAVIAESFERIHRSNLVGMGVLPLQFKQGESAETLGLTGYEKFDIEGIDDGLSAGKEMLVRVMPPEGQDFTFTATCRLDSPVEVDYYKNGGILQTVLRQMMQS